In Salmo trutta chromosome 16, fSalTru1.1, whole genome shotgun sequence, a genomic segment contains:
- the LOC115150432 gene encoding synaptotagmin-6-like, with product MSSAEERKDHDMHCEKAVALIIDLCLDNSPLLQPNTCQDFITLLATNQSPKSAWSDISFSFLLLVFVACGLALLGVIVFASWKLCWLPWRTKDLSSSATALAPAAGPPSSASDRPYDRAFSAHAHRPTFVRTHTHVHAMASDKLNPSDPASFLEAAVKISHTSPNIPAEVQLSMKDHFLRRTRMARQTTEPASSNRHSSFKKHLPRQIHHVTSLDRGSDFPYAEDQSTSLASLGRIQPELYKQSPLEADESSKTCGKINFSLKYDYESEALFVNILKAFDLPAKDLCGSSDPYVKIYLLPDRKRKFQTRVHRKTLNPMFDESFQFTVPYEELGSRKLHLSIFDFDRFSSHDMIGEVILENLFEASDLSRETAVWKDIQYATSESVDLGEIMFSLCYLPTAGRLTMTIIKCRNLKAMDITGYSDPYVKVSLESDGRRLKKKKTTIKRNTLNPTYNEAIIFDIPPENMGQVSLHISVMDYDLVGHNEIIGVNRVGSHAEGLGRDHWNEMLAYPRKPIAHWHPLLEATKSQKEWKSRTASFDSQGSCPSPRLLSSP from the exons ATATCTCCTTCAGCTTCCTGCTCCTGGTGTTCGTGGCCTGTGGCCTGGCCCTGCTGGGCGTCATTGTCTTTGCCTCCTGGAAGCTGTGCTGGCTGCCCTGGCGCACCAAGGACCTCTCCTCCAGTGCCACCGCCCTTGCCCCCGCCGCCGGCCCCCCCTCCTCTGCCTCTGACAGACCCTACGACAGAGCCTTCTCAGCACATGCCCACAGGCCTACAttcgtacgcacacacacacacgtgcacgccaTGGCGTCTGACAAGCTGAATCCTTCGGATCCGGCGAGTTTTCTGGAGGCGGCAGTGAAGATCAGCCACACGTCGCCTAACATCCCTGCCGAGGTGCAGCTGTCCATGAAAGACCACTTTCTACGCCGCACGCGCATGGCCAGGCAGACCACCGAGCCTGCCTCCTCCAATAG gCACAGCTCCTTTAAGAAGCACCTCCCCCGACAAATTCACCATGTCACCAGCCTTGACCGAGGCAGCGACTTCCCCTATGCAGAGGACCAATCCACCAGCCTGGCCAGTTTGGGTCGCATCCAGCCAGAGCTCTACAAACAGAGCCCCCTGGAGGCCGACGAGTCCTCCAAGACCTGTGGCAAGATCAACTTCTCCCTCAAGTACGACTATGAGTCCGAGGCGCTCTTCGTCAACATCCTCAAGGCCTTCGACCTGCCTGCCAAGGACTTATGTGGCAGCTCCGACCCCTACGTCAAAATCTACCTCCTGCCTGACCGCAAGCGCAAGTTTCAGACTCGTGTCCATCGCAAGACTCTCAACCCCATGTTTGACGAATCCTTCCAGTTCACCGTGCCCTACGAGGAGCTGGGCAGCAGGAAGCTGCACCTGAGCATCTTTGACTTTGACCGCTTCTCCAGCCACGACATGATCGGCGAGGTCATCCTAGAGAACCTGTTTGAGGCGTCGGACCTCTCTCGCGAGACGGCCGTCTGGAAGGACATTCAGTACGCCACCTCT GAGAGTGTAGACCTGGGGGAgatcatgttctctctctgttaccTGCCAACTGCAGGCCGACTCACCATGACCATCATCAAGTGCAGGAACCTCAAGGCCATGGACATCACAGGATACTCAG ACCCATATGTCAAAGTCTCCCTCGAGAGTGACGGACGGCGCTTAAAAAAGAAGAAAACCACCATCAAGAGGAACACTTTAAACCCCACCTATAATGAAGCTATCATCTTCGATATCCCCCCTGAGAACATGGGCCAAGTCAGCCTGCACATATCCGTCATGGACTATGACTT GGTGGGACACAATGAGATCATAGGTGTGAACAGAGTCGGCAGTCATGCAGAGGGACTGGGTAGAGACCACTGGAACGAGATGTTGGCCTATCCCCGCAAGCCCATCGCTCACTGGCACCCTCTACTGGAGGCCACCAAGTCTCAGAAAGAG TGGAAATCCCGCACTGCAAGCTTTGACAGCCAAGGCTCCTGCCCCTCTCCAAGACTTCTGTCTAGTCCATGA